Proteins from one Tsuneonella aeria genomic window:
- the tgt gene encoding tRNA guanosine(34) transglycosylase Tgt — translation MARFAFSISATDGKARTGTIAMERGEIRTPAFMPVGTAATVKAMKPETVRETGADIILGNTYHLMLRPGAERVARLGGLHRFMNWDRPILTDSGGYQVMSLADLRKLTEEGVSFRSHIDGSRHMLTPERSMEIQRLLGSDIVMAFDECPRADRPLGEIEVSMERSMRWARRSRDAFDEGGEHAARSALFGIQQGALDERLRARSAGALQEIGFDGYAIGGLAVGEGQEAMFATLDFAPGQLPADRPRYLMGVGKPDDLVGAVLRGVDMFDCVLPTRSGRNGQAFTWSGPLNLRNARHAEDTGPLDAECSCSVCGTYGRAYLHHLTKAGEMLGAMLLTEHNLSFYQQLMSSMRTAIAEEAMTPFATAFFERYSGGA, via the coding sequence ATGGCCCGCTTCGCATTTTCGATCTCCGCCACGGACGGCAAGGCGCGCACCGGGACGATTGCAATGGAGCGCGGAGAGATCCGCACACCTGCCTTCATGCCCGTGGGCACCGCCGCGACGGTAAAGGCGATGAAGCCGGAGACCGTCCGCGAGACCGGCGCGGACATAATACTGGGAAATACGTACCACCTGATGCTCCGCCCGGGTGCGGAGCGGGTCGCACGCCTGGGCGGGTTGCACCGCTTCATGAACTGGGACCGGCCGATCCTGACCGACAGCGGTGGATACCAGGTGATGAGCCTGGCCGACCTGCGAAAGTTGACGGAGGAGGGCGTGTCCTTCCGCAGCCATATCGACGGCTCGCGCCATATGCTGACACCCGAACGATCGATGGAAATCCAGCGATTGCTGGGCAGCGATATCGTCATGGCATTCGACGAATGCCCGCGTGCGGACCGTCCGCTTGGTGAGATCGAGGTGAGCATGGAGCGCTCGATGCGCTGGGCTCGCCGGAGCCGCGATGCATTCGACGAGGGCGGGGAGCATGCCGCGCGGTCGGCCCTATTCGGCATTCAGCAGGGCGCGCTTGACGAGCGGCTGCGCGCACGGTCGGCAGGTGCACTGCAGGAGATTGGTTTCGACGGCTACGCCATCGGTGGTCTCGCCGTGGGGGAGGGGCAGGAGGCCATGTTTGCGACGCTCGACTTCGCGCCGGGTCAGCTCCCGGCAGACCGTCCGCGCTACCTTATGGGGGTGGGGAAGCCCGACGACCTCGTGGGCGCGGTCCTGCGCGGCGTGGACATGTTCGATTGCGTGCTGCCCACGCGCTCCGGACGCAACGGCCAGGCGTTCACGTGGAGCGGGCCGCTCAATCTACGGAACGCTCGCCATGCGGAGGACACTGGGCCGCTCGATGCGGAGTGTTCTTGCAGCGTGTGCGGCACGTACGGCCGCGCTTACCTGCATCATCTGACGAAGGCGGGTGAAATGCTCGGCGCGATGCTGCTGACCGAGCACAACCTGTCGTTCTATCAGCAACTCATGTCGAGCATGCGAACGGCCATCGCCGAAGAGGCGATGACGCCATTCGCGACAGCCTTTTTCGAAAGGTATTCGGGCGGGGCGTAA
- the rpsD gene encoding 30S ribosomal protein S4 → MSKRKSAKHKLDRRMGENIWGRPSSPVNRRSYGPGQHGQRRKGKMSDFGLQLRAKQKLKGYYGDVTEKQFKATYAEAARMKGDTGQNLIGLLERRLDMVVYRAKFAPTIFAARQIVSHGHIRVNGVKCNIASRRIAAGDVISLGDKAKEMALIIEAQSLPERDIPDYVSADGTDKITFTRVPKLDEVPYPVTMEPNLVVEFYSR, encoded by the coding sequence ATGTCGAAGCGCAAGAGCGCCAAGCACAAACTCGACCGCCGCATGGGCGAGAACATCTGGGGTCGCCCGTCGTCCCCCGTCAATCGCCGTTCTTACGGCCCTGGTCAGCATGGCCAGCGCCGCAAGGGCAAGATGAGCGACTTCGGCCTGCAGTTGCGCGCCAAGCAGAAGCTCAAGGGTTACTATGGTGACGTGACGGAAAAGCAGTTCAAGGCGACATATGCCGAAGCTGCGCGCATGAAGGGCGACACCGGTCAGAACCTGATCGGACTGCTCGAGCGCCGTCTCGACATGGTCGTCTATCGCGCCAAGTTCGCGCCGACGATCTTCGCGGCACGTCAGATCGTCAGCCACGGCCACATTCGCGTCAACGGCGTGAAGTGCAACATCGCCAGCCGCCGTATCGCCGCGGGCGACGTGATCAGCCTGGGCGACAAGGCGAAGGAAATGGCGCTCATCATCGAAGCGCAGAGCCTGCCGGAGCGGGACATTCCCGATTACGTCAGCGCCGACGGTACGGACAAGATCACCTTCACGCGCGTTCCCAAGCTGGACGAGGTACCTTACCCCGTGACGATGGAACCGAACCTGGTTGTCGAGTTCTATTCACGCTGA
- a CDS encoding chorismate mutase: MTDTILPPDSCTTMLEVRAGVDQTDRELMALLDRRFGYMRAAARIKPDRETVRDEGRKAAVISAAVSDASARNLPGKAIGDLWERLVEASIAYETEEWDRLRG; encoded by the coding sequence ATGACCGACACCATCCTTCCGCCTGATAGTTGCACCACCATGCTCGAAGTGCGCGCGGGGGTTGATCAAACGGACCGGGAACTGATGGCCCTGCTTGATCGGCGGTTCGGCTACATGCGCGCCGCCGCGCGGATCAAGCCGGATCGCGAAACCGTGCGGGACGAAGGTCGCAAAGCGGCGGTCATTTCGGCCGCTGTCTCCGACGCCTCTGCGCGCAACCTGCCCGGCAAGGCGATTGGCGACTTGTGGGAGCGGCTCGTCGAAGCTTCCATCGCCTACGAGACCGAGGAGTGGGATCGGCTGCGCGGTTGA